One Mycoplasmopsis caviae DNA segment encodes these proteins:
- a CDS encoding MIP/aquaporin family protein, whose translation MNGIIFDWHYLLGEFIGTFVLVLLGNGVCAVNNYKKMYGKSGGWLMIAVGWALAVLFGALIADACGAPGHLNPVVTITALLAIGMFAHLHAVLYFLMIAMQFAGAIFAQVVLNFLNWHHIKENDFSALKGSSCTGPTHRNAWVRNFSYEFIGTLLLLIVIFVVNVNNKLPYISISIVAIGLSLGAVTGYAINPARDLGPRLVYYAMTKLPAFRSSLIDEETKKIKAEYSADLKYGFLIPTLAPMTAAIVVGSGLLIKTLMSTM comes from the coding sequence ATGAACGGAATTATTTTTGATTGACATTATTTGCTTGGTGAATTTATTGGAACATTTGTTCTAGTCTTACTTGGCAATGGAGTTTGTGCTGTAAATAATTACAAAAAAATGTATGGTAAATCTGGTGGTTGACTAATGATTGCTGTTGGTTGAGCACTAGCGGTGCTTTTTGGAGCATTAATTGCTGATGCTTGCGGTGCTCCTGGACACTTAAATCCTGTGGTAACAATTACTGCTTTACTTGCAATAGGCATGTTTGCACACTTGCATGCTGTTCTCTACTTTTTGATGATTGCAATGCAATTTGCTGGAGCAATATTTGCACAAGTTGTTCTTAACTTTTTAAACTGACATCATATTAAAGAAAATGACTTTAGTGCACTTAAAGGTTCAAGTTGTACAGGACCAACACACAGAAATGCATGAGTAAGAAATTTCTCATACGAATTCATCGGAACACTATTACTTCTTATTGTAATCTTTGTTGTTAATGTAAACAATAAATTACCATACATTTCAATATCAATTGTTGCTATAGGTCTTTCATTAGGTGCTGTAACAGGTTATGCAATTAACCCTGCTCGTGATTTAGGTCCAAGACTTGTTTATTATGCAATGACCAAATTACCAGCATTTAGAAGTAGCTTAATTGATGAAGAAACTAAAAAAATTAAAGCAGAATATTCAGCAGACCTTAAATATGGTTTCTTAATCCCTACATTAGCACCTATGACAGCAGCTATTGTTGTAGGTTCAGGTCTACTAATTAAAACCTTAATGTCAACAATGTAA